From the Syntrophorhabdaceae bacterium genome, the window GCGCCGGTATTCGCGAGATGAGTAGTGAGGCCCTGATGGAAAGGGTCAACAGCGTGGACATCTTCGCCGAGATTGAGCCGAATCAGAAAGAGCGCATCATCCTTGCCCTGAGGAGATCAGGAAATGTGGTCGGATACATGGGGGACGGCATTAATGACGCATCCGCCTTACATGCCGCGGATGTGGGAATCTCTGTAAACAGCGCGGTGGATGTGGCCAAAGAGGTGGCTGATATCGTACTTCTTGAAAAAGACCTCCGTGTCCTGGCAAACGGTATGCTTGAGGGCAGGAAGACCTTCGCGAACACGCTCAAGTATGTCTTCATGGCCACCAGCGCCAACTTCGGCAACATGTTCAGCATGGCAGGGGCCTCACTCTTTCTTTCTTTCCTCCCCCTCCTTCCGAAACAGATCCTCCTCACGAACCTGTTGACCGACTTTCCCGAGATGACAATCGCCACCGACAGCGTTGATCAGGAGATGCTCAACCGGCCCCGGAGATGGAACATCAAATTCATCCGCAATTTCATGCTGGTTTTTGGTTTACTCAGCTCGGTTTTCGACTATCTGACCTTCGGCGTCCTTCTTCTCATCCTCCATGCATCAATCGAAGAATTCAGGACCGGCTGGTTCATGGAATCCGTTATCTCTGCGTCAATGATCGTGCTGGTCATCCGCACCAGGGGGCCCTTCCTGAAAAGCAAACCGGGCAAGGCATTGCTGACGGCCACTCTTCTCGTCGCCGTGGTCACGATCCTTTTTCCTTATACCCCTATGGGAACGCTCTTTGGATTTGCACCGATACCGCTCCCATACCTTTTGACGCTCCTTCTCATTGTCGTGCTCTATATCGTTTCAGCAGAGGTGGTGAAAAAGATCTTCTACAGGAAGGCAAAGCTCTGATGAAAGAGCAGACTTTAAAAAGCAGCCTTTTTGAGTGACAGTATGGTTGATCCCGGTACAGTTATTCAGCACTTCACATATATCGGCATCTTCTGCCTTCTGATCCTCGGTGGAATGGGGTTCCCCTTTCCGGAAGACGGGGTGCTCATCGCGAGCGGGTTGCTCATCGCCCATGGTGTCGTTAAGCTCGCCCCCGCCCTCATGGTCATCTATCCGGCCCTGCTGATCGCCGATTTTATCCTCTATTCTATCGGCAGGAAATATGGAAGAATGGTCGTTGAACATAAAAGATTTTCCAGGATAGTTTCACCTGCCGTTCTCTCGAGACTTGAAGAGAAATTCAAGCGATGGGGTGCCCTGACGGTATTTCTGGGAAGGCACTTCGTCGGCTTCAGAGCGCCCATATTCATCATCTCGGGAGTAATGCGCATTTCCCGTATAAAGTTCCTGATTGCCGATGGCCTCTCCGCGATCATTACGATCTCGATTACCCTGGGCCTTGGTTATCTTGGCGGCAACAGCCTCATGATCTTGAAGAAAGACATCACGCGGGTTGATTATATCCTGATCCTTGCTCTTGTCATATTGGTTGCAGGCTGGATTATCCTGCGATACTTCAGGGACAGGAAAAGATCAAAGCAACGATTGCGTGCGAATGAATGATGAAGGAATAAGATATGCGCTATAATAAAAGGCAGTGAATAGTGAACGGTGAATAGTGAATAGTAAGAGACAAAAGGAACTAAAGAGACAATCAGAATGCCCGGGGTATTCTGCTTTCTGCTCTTCTGGTTTTCACGGTATTTCTAAGGGAGGTAACATAATATGACTACCATGCTGCTTTACGTGCTTTTAGGATTTGTCGCCGGGGCTTTAAGCGGACTGATCGGTATCGGCGGCGGTGT encodes:
- a CDS encoding DedA family protein; the encoded protein is MVDPGTVIQHFTYIGIFCLLILGGMGFPFPEDGVLIASGLLIAHGVVKLAPALMVIYPALLIADFILYSIGRKYGRMVVEHKRFSRIVSPAVLSRLEEKFKRWGALTVFLGRHFVGFRAPIFIISGVMRISRIKFLIADGLSAIITISITLGLGYLGGNSLMILKKDITRVDYILILALVILVAGWIILRYFRDRKRSKQRLRANE